A genomic stretch from Haemophilus parainfluenzae ATCC 33392 includes:
- the ribA gene encoding GTP cyclohydrolase II, protein MSKIQLVAQANLPTEYGIFKMVGFEFPDTKKEHVALVMGDISNQDEPVLARIHSECLTGDALHSLKCDCGFQLAAALRQISEAGRGVLIYHREEGRGIGLINKIRAYSLQDQGMDTIEANLALGFKADERNFNVCADMFELLGVKQVRLMTNNPQKVETMKKAGINIVERVPLNVGENRYNTKYLDTKAKKMGHYIVHNNEEHLMTCPHCQEEVI, encoded by the coding sequence ATGTCAAAAATCCAACTGGTTGCTCAAGCCAATTTGCCTACCGAATATGGCATATTTAAAATGGTCGGATTTGAATTTCCCGATACAAAAAAAGAACATGTCGCGTTAGTGATGGGTGATATTTCAAACCAAGATGAGCCTGTGCTCGCCCGCATTCATTCTGAATGTCTAACAGGCGATGCATTACACAGTTTAAAATGCGATTGTGGTTTCCAACTAGCAGCCGCATTACGTCAAATTAGCGAAGCGGGTCGTGGTGTTTTAATCTATCATCGTGAAGAAGGCCGTGGCATTGGTTTAATTAATAAAATTCGAGCTTATTCATTACAAGATCAAGGGATGGATACTATTGAAGCCAACCTTGCATTAGGTTTTAAAGCTGATGAACGTAACTTTAATGTGTGTGCCGATATGTTTGAATTATTAGGTGTGAAGCAAGTTCGCTTGATGACAAACAACCCGCAAAAAGTAGAAACGATGAAAAAAGCGGGCATTAATATCGTAGAACGTGTACCGTTGAATGTAGGTGAAAACCGTTACAATACGAAATATCTTGATACTAAAGCGAAAAAAATGGGCCATTATATTGTGCATAATAATGAAGAACATTTAATGACTTGCCCACATTGCCAAGAAGAAGTGATTTAA
- a CDS encoding YadA-like family protein: MNRIFKVIWCSSSQVWVAVSELSKVKPVSSVSSVKKTSSAVSTLLKTTALAIPFALSPLAAHAYVAIGSTNSAGYAITSDGASAAPSYGADQTWAYDYKNPGNRSYDNANGSSNRQDSYANNGAYAEGIAIGKNTAVQSSRGASDGIAIGDFAKATGGLATSIGAFSHAETTGSTAIGTASRAAGFNSLAMMRQSAAIGDYSAAIGSVAYAKGAASFAFGASATANGDQSIAIGNTAPQTLNGLPGEGEARRTRYDGENNTQTNGARSVAIGTGAKTNGDDSFAFGSLAKTGEFSLGKDAYIEGNVTRPNTPAAKAIAFGTSSSASGNKSIAFGYNALGGSENSIAFGVDAKAHKKDAIAFGNSANASEANSIAFGANSQALHENVITIGKDSKATKKGAMTIGESAQSNANNSLALGNGTIINQEDIKNKNAKYTNDGFEIENGVVAIANKGKERRLVNLAAGREDTDAVNVKQLSEVNDNLAKSIAGPNYNGYTVDGNGRYTYKAPDFNIKNQTLHNVKEAVELAQTNYVSVNADKTKQTDADSNYDNLGAKAAGSIALGEFTGTSATATDSVAIGHNTKVNGQNTVAIGANITAATNGSVILGDSSKADGSHATETVASKEIDGHTYNFAGKAKDAGRFVSVGEKGNERQIKNVAAGHVEDDSTDAINGSQLYAVASRVEQGWKITAAQTGTGEVSGNAEKKVAMGDTVTFTAGNNIKITQNEKNLTVATKENVTFTNVTTGNTSLDDKGLTIKNGPSVTKDGINAGDKKITNVSNGTISADSKDAVNGSQLHATNQNVTNNANNIANNAQNITKNAQNITKNAENIAKGLNFKGDNADVTVNRQLGETLNVTGGADKEQLTDNNIGVIGESNPSVATGGLAIKLAKDLKGLNSVETKQIKLGDNSSNTTIKYEGDRIKYGDKTVANLDDEKHITNTTYAVGNDGNVSLTYTDGKGNVVNGMTATITGVAKNDLSNINNDGKKVITGLGTIVEAADSSVTVTNSTDAVGRTTYKVKANVPGSDAFNIKYKANGANDQTVALTEGLDFTDGNFTTASVAANGVVKYDVKTGEIENGANGKDGKPGVKGTDGLATVKTVVEAINNSGWLANATKSTGELDGTSTATKVKPGAVVNFDAGKNLKVKQTLNGDDHTYTYSLDSNLTNLDKVVVNGKDGVDGKDGVTITGPNGAKGEDGKVGITGKDGKDAVSIAGKDGVGHIGLTGPKGADGSDGKSVDISTNDGTQTLVNQEPGTDKSQRIVYTPKDKDGNPIKGKDGKDIVREVATMDDGLKFAGDDGQTDDSKVIAKKLNQKVDIVGGADKTKLTENNIGVNNKDGKLNVQLSKDINLTDAGSIKFGDNNLSINKDGLTITNGPSVTKEGINAGNKAITNVKAGTNNTDAVNVSQLNAVKAAERHIKPGEYAVDNSGNVTMTYLDGNGQDVANEKAVITGVAKNDLSNITDAGKKVITGLGSVVKAGQNVTVDTDTDATTGQKTYTVNAIAQNLGDAELAYKSNGDTATKNTVKVSDGLDFTNGNFTTASVGANGVVKYDVNIGEIEHGANGKDGKPGVKGDNGLATVKTVVEAINNSGWLANATKSTGELDGTSTATKVKPGAVVNFDAGKNLKVKQIINGDDHTYTYSLDSNLTNLDKIVVNGKDGANGKDGVTITGPNGTKGEDGKVGITGKDGKDAVSIAGKDGVGHIGLTGPKGADGSDGKSVDISTNDGTQTLVNQEPGTDKSQRIVYTPKDKDGNPIKGKDGKDIVREVATMDDGLKFAGDDGQTDDSKVIAKKLNQKIDIVGGADKTKLTENNIGVNNKDGKLNVQLSKDINLTNDGSIKFGDNNLNINKDGLTITGGPSVTKTGIDGGNKQIKNVAEGTEDNDAVTVKQLKDSKTALVNGKNTSVTGTGTKADPYKVNVEGALKDITSITNKDGNGKVEFAADQVVNVAGDNPIKLDAKTGDITGLTNKDLNGPTYAKAGRAATEEQLEAKGTQITNNLTAKGLNFGAQSGDVIHKDLGEKLDIVGEGTKADDRYDATNIKTMTKDGKVVIGLAKDLTADKVTVGQKGEPGKDGVDGQIGVNGKDGSAVVLNGKDGSIGLNGENGKNGVSIKGDQGPAGVDGKAGETKNRIVYEYKDPNDPNKTIKEDVATLNDGLKFKGDKGDSIAKKLNEELEILGKLDPNADVTDKNLRVDNDAGKLVLKMAKQLQDLTSATFIDETTGNKSVIDGNGLTVKPKDADNTKTVSVTDKGLNNGGNQIVNVDSGLKDATGNKVALEDATGNTLNNAVNVGDLKDTIGNITNNGFGLTDENGNDVKAKLGETVTVKGDGSVTTKVITDKDGKAKLQVGLNKDVTIGNENEPGTITVKGENGKDGISINGKDGSIGLKGEDGKDGIALNGKDGTIGINGKDGSNGKITVAQGQAGLDGNDGKDGKTKTRIVYEKPNGDKEEVATLNDGLKFTGNNEVVNSHKLNSLVTIKGEGVDKAASEAFKSAAGNVNVKADGEGTLEVQLAKDLKNIDSISNKDGQKIEFKDGGTTISGGNVSVDGNKITDVKAGEDDTDAVNVKQLKDGIAQATTKVAAGKNVNVTSDKNPDGSTTYTVATKDDVDFTSVTTGKTTMNDGGITIKATEGGKTNVTLTNKGLDNGGNKVVNVAEGKNDTDAVNVKQLKAAKTEVEAGDNVVVTSTKGSNGQTIYKVNATDNSAHVDGSDAITVTKAPTTRKNGTTTVTDYKVDLSNKTKDDINKGVDAHDTVNNKGLTFNADKGTTGVKKLGSQVAVNGDNKNIETVADANGVKVKLKDDISVNTVIAKTIKAGDTTINDNGLTINNGPSVTKDGINAGGSRITNVAPGRDGTDAVNVNQLKKATNEIHNSLNKMDKRRKAGTASALATAGLMQAYREGQSSVTAGVGQYQNQSAVAVGYSRLSDNGKYGVKVSFTTNTQGEVGGTASAGYFW; the protein is encoded by the coding sequence ATGAACAGGATTTTTAAGGTAATTTGGTGTAGTTCAAGCCAAGTATGGGTCGCTGTATCTGAATTATCAAAAGTAAAACCGGTATCTTCAGTTTCTAGCGTGAAGAAAACCTCTTCAGCAGTTTCAACGTTATTAAAAACAACCGCACTTGCTATACCATTTGCGTTATCGCCACTTGCTGCGCATGCATATGTAGCAATTGGTTCAACAAATAGTGCTGGCTATGCTATTACTTCTGATGGTGCGAGTGCTGCACCAAGTTACGGTGCAGATCAAACCTGGGCATACGATTATAAAAACCCAGGTAATAGATCTTACGATAATGCAAATGGCTCAAGTAATAGACAAGATTCTTATGCAAATAATGGGGCATATGCAGAAGGGATTGCAATTGGTAAAAATACTGCAGTACAAAGTTCAAGAGGTGCCTCAGATGGTATTGCTATTGGTGATTTTGCAAAAGCTACAGGTGGTTTGGCTACATCAATTGGTGCGTTTTCTCATGCTGAAACAACAGGTTCTACCGCTATTGGTACAGCTTCACGTGCCGCAGGATTTAACTCTTTAGCAATGATGCGTCAATCTGCAGCAATTGGTGATTACTCTGCAGCTATTGGTTCCGTAGCATATGCAAAAGGTGCGGCTAGTTTTGCATTTGGTGCATCCGCTACTGCAAATGGAGATCAATCAATTGCAATTGGTAATACAGCGCCTCAAACATTAAATGGTTTACCTGGTGAAGGTGAGGCAAGAAGAACTAGATATGATGGTGAGAATAATACCCAAACAAATGGTGCTCGTTCCGTTGCAATTGGTACAGGGGCTAAAACCAATGGTGATGACTCTTTTGCTTTTGGTTCTCTTGCAAAAACTGGTGAATTTTCTCTTGGTAAAGATGCTTATATTGAAGGAAATGTAACTCGTCCAAACACACCTGCTGCGAAAGCGATTGCATTCGGTACAAGTTCATCAGCATCGGGCAATAAATCTATTGCATTTGGTTATAATGCATTAGGTGGTAGCGAGAATTCTATTGCATTTGGTGTAGACGCTAAAGCTCATAAAAAAGATGCGATTGCATTTGGTAATAGTGCTAATGCAAGCGAAGCAAACTCAATTGCATTTGGTGCTAATTCACAAGCTTTACATGAAAATGTAATCACTATTGGTAAGGATTCTAAAGCAACTAAAAAAGGTGCAATGACTATCGGTGAAAGCGCACAATCTAATGCAAATAACTCATTGGCTTTAGGTAATGGCACCATTATCAATCAAGAAGACATCAAAAATAAAAATGCAAAATATACGAATGATGGTTTTGAGATTGAGAACGGTGTAGTTGCGATTGCAAATAAAGGTAAAGAGCGTCGTTTAGTGAATCTTGCTGCTGGTCGTGAAGATACTGATGCGGTAAATGTTAAACAATTATCTGAAGTAAATGATAATCTTGCGAAATCTATCGCTGGACCAAATTACAATGGTTATACCGTTGATGGTAATGGTCGATACACCTATAAAGCACCTGATTTTAATATCAAAAATCAAACCCTTCATAACGTGAAAGAAGCGGTTGAATTAGCACAAACCAACTATGTAAGTGTTAATGCAGATAAAACTAAACAGACAGATGCAGATAGCAATTACGACAACCTTGGTGCAAAAGCGGCGGGCTCTATTGCATTAGGGGAATTTACAGGAACAAGTGCAACTGCGACTGATTCTGTTGCAATTGGTCATAATACAAAAGTAAATGGTCAAAACACTGTTGCAATTGGTGCCAATATTACTGCTGCGACAAATGGTTCAGTGATCTTGGGTGATAGCTCAAAAGCAGATGGTTCTCATGCAACTGAAACTGTAGCAAGTAAAGAAATTGATGGTCACACCTATAATTTTGCTGGTAAAGCAAAAGACGCAGGTCGTTTTGTAAGCGTTGGTGAAAAAGGCAACGAGCGTCAAATTAAAAATGTAGCTGCAGGTCATGTAGAAGATGATTCAACAGATGCGATTAATGGTTCTCAATTATATGCGGTTGCATCACGTGTTGAGCAAGGCTGGAAAATTACAGCAGCGCAAACAGGTACCGGTGAAGTAAGCGGTAATGCTGAGAAAAAAGTTGCAATGGGTGATACCGTTACATTTACAGCTGGAAATAACATTAAGATTACTCAAAATGAGAAAAACTTAACCGTTGCAACAAAAGAAAATGTCACTTTCACGAATGTCACTACTGGCAATACTTCTTTAGATGATAAAGGCTTAACTATTAAAAATGGTCCAAGCGTAACTAAAGATGGCATTAATGCTGGCGATAAGAAAATTACTAATGTATCAAATGGTACAATTTCTGCAGACAGTAAAGATGCCGTAAATGGTTCACAGCTTCATGCAACTAACCAAAATGTGACTAACAATGCGAATAATATCGCAAATAATGCACAAAACATTACTAAAAATGCGCAAAATATCACCAAGAATGCAGAGAATATTGCTAAAGGTTTAAACTTTAAAGGTGATAATGCAGATGTAACAGTAAATCGTCAATTAGGCGAAACATTGAATGTCACAGGTGGTGCAGATAAAGAGCAATTAACTGATAATAACATTGGTGTTATTGGTGAGAGCAATCCAAGTGTTGCTACAGGTGGTTTAGCAATTAAATTAGCAAAAGATCTTAAAGGTTTAAACAGTGTTGAAACCAAACAGATTAAACTTGGCGATAACAGTAGTAATACCACAATTAAATACGAGGGTGATCGTATTAAATATGGCGATAAAACTGTTGCTAATTTAGATGATGAAAAACATATTACTAATACTACTTATGCAGTAGGTAACGATGGTAATGTAAGTTTAACTTACACAGATGGTAAAGGTAATGTTGTTAATGGTATGACAGCAACGATTACTGGTGTGGCTAAAAATGATCTTTCTAACATCAATAATGATGGCAAAAAAGTGATTACTGGTTTAGGTACGATTGTTGAAGCGGCAGACAGTTCAGTGACTGTAACGAATTCAACAGATGCTGTAGGTCGTACGACATACAAAGTAAAAGCAAATGTACCAGGATCTGATGCATTTAATATTAAATACAAAGCAAATGGTGCAAATGACCAAACTGTTGCATTAACTGAAGGTTTAGATTTCACTGATGGTAACTTCACGACAGCATCAGTAGCTGCAAATGGTGTGGTTAAATACGATGTGAAGACAGGTGAGATCGAAAACGGTGCAAACGGTAAAGATGGTAAACCTGGTGTTAAAGGTACTGATGGTTTAGCAACCGTCAAAACTGTCGTTGAAGCAATCAATAACAGTGGTTGGTTAGCAAATGCAACTAAATCAACAGGTGAACTTGATGGCACATCAACCGCAACTAAAGTGAAACCAGGCGCAGTGGTAAACTTCGACGCAGGTAAAAACTTAAAAGTTAAACAAACGCTTAATGGTGATGATCATACTTATACCTATTCCTTAGATAGCAACTTAACTAACTTAGATAAAGTTGTGGTTAATGGTAAAGATGGTGTTGATGGTAAAGATGGTGTAACTATCACTGGTCCAAATGGTGCTAAAGGTGAAGATGGTAAAGTCGGAATCACTGGCAAAGATGGTAAAGACGCTGTATCTATCGCAGGTAAAGATGGCGTTGGTCACATCGGTTTAACTGGTCCTAAAGGCGCAGATGGTAGCGACGGTAAATCTGTTGATATCTCAACAAATGATGGTACACAAACTTTAGTGAACCAAGAGCCAGGTACAGATAAATCACAACGTATTGTTTACACACCGAAAGATAAAGACGGTAATCCAATTAAAGGCAAAGACGGCAAAGATATTGTTCGTGAAGTTGCAACAATGGATGATGGTTTGAAATTCGCAGGAGATGATGGTCAAACAGATGACTCTAAAGTAATTGCGAAAAAACTTAACCAAAAAGTTGATATTGTAGGTGGTGCAGATAAAACTAAATTGACAGAAAACAACATTGGCGTGAATAACAAAGATGGTAAGTTAAATGTTCAATTATCTAAAGATATCAATTTAACTGATGCTGGTTCAATTAAGTTTGGCGATAATAACTTAAGCATTAACAAAGATGGTTTAACAATCACCAATGGTCCAAGTGTGACTAAAGAGGGTATTAATGCAGGTAATAAAGCAATCACAAATGTGAAAGCGGGTACAAATAATACCGATGCTGTGAATGTTAGCCAATTAAATGCAGTGAAAGCAGCTGAACGTCATATTAAACCAGGCGAGTATGCTGTGGATAACAGCGGTAACGTAACCATGACTTATTTAGATGGCAATGGTCAAGATGTTGCTAATGAAAAAGCAGTTATCACAGGTGTTGCGAAAAATGACTTAAGCAATATTACAGATGCCGGTAAAAAGGTCATTACTGGTTTAGGTTCGGTTGTTAAAGCAGGACAAAACGTAACTGTTGATACAGATACTGATGCAACAACGGGTCAAAAAACATATACCGTTAATGCTATTGCACAAAATTTAGGCGATGCAGAATTAGCATATAAATCTAACGGTGATACTGCAACTAAGAACACAGTGAAAGTATCTGATGGTTTAGACTTCACAAATGGTAACTTCACGACAGCATCTGTAGGTGCAAATGGTGTGGTTAAATATGATGTAAACATCGGTGAGATCGAACACGGTGCAAACGGTAAAGATGGCAAACCTGGCGTTAAAGGTGATAATGGCTTAGCAACCGTGAAAACTGTCGTTGAAGCAATCAATAACAGTGGTTGGTTAGCGAATGCAACGAAATCAACGGGTGAGCTTGATGGCACATCAACTGCAACGAAAGTGAAACCAGGCGCAGTGGTAAACTTCGATGCAGGTAAAAACTTAAAAGTTAAACAAATCATTAATGGTGATGATCATACTTATACTTATTCTTTAGATAGCAATTTAACCAACTTAGACAAAATTGTGGTTAATGGTAAAGATGGTGCTAACGGTAAAGATGGTGTAACCATCACGGGTCCAAATGGTACTAAAGGTGAAGATGGTAAAGTCGGAATCACCGGCAAAGATGGTAAAGACGCTGTATCTATCGCAGGTAAAGATGGCGTTGGTCACATCGGTTTAACTGGTCCTAAAGGCGCAGATGGTAGCGACGGTAAATCTGTTGATATCTCAACAAATGATGGTACACAAACTTTAGTGAACCAAGAGCCAGGTACAGATAAATCACAACGTATTGTTTACACACCGAAAGATAAAGACGGTAATCCAATTAAAGGCAAAGACGGCAAAGATATTGTTCGTGAAGTTGCAACAATGGATGATGGTTTGAAATTCGCTGGAGATGATGGTCAAACTGATGACTCTAAAGTAATAGCGAAAAAACTTAACCAAAAAATTGATATTGTAGGTGGTGCAGACAAAACTAAATTGACAGAAAACAACATTGGTGTGAATAACAAAGATGGTAAGTTAAATGTTCAATTGTCTAAAGATATCAATTTAACTAATGATGGTTCAATTAAGTTTGGTGATAACAACCTAAACATCAACAAAGATGGTTTAACTATTACTGGTGGTCCAAGTGTGACTAAAACTGGTATCGATGGTGGCAATAAGCAAATTAAAAATGTTGCTGAAGGCACAGAAGATAATGATGCTGTGACTGTTAAACAGTTAAAAGATTCAAAAACAGCACTTGTAAATGGTAAAAATACTTCTGTAACTGGTACAGGTACAAAAGCAGATCCATATAAAGTGAATGTTGAAGGCGCATTGAAAGATATCACTTCAATCACGAACAAAGATGGTAACGGTAAAGTTGAATTTGCAGCTGATCAAGTTGTTAATGTCGCAGGTGATAATCCAATCAAATTGGATGCGAAAACAGGTGATATTACAGGCTTAACTAATAAAGATCTGAATGGTCCAACTTATGCGAAAGCTGGCCGTGCTGCAACAGAAGAGCAATTAGAGGCTAAAGGCACCCAAATTACCAATAATTTAACCGCAAAAGGTTTAAATTTTGGTGCACAATCGGGTGATGTTATTCACAAAGATTTAGGTGAGAAACTTGATATTGTGGGTGAAGGCACTAAAGCAGATGATCGTTATGATGCAACTAACATCAAAACCATGACTAAAGATGGCAAAGTTGTTATTGGTTTAGCTAAAGATCTTACTGCAGATAAAGTGACAGTCGGTCAAAAAGGCGAACCTGGTAAAGATGGTGTTGATGGACAAATTGGTGTGAACGGTAAAGACGGTTCTGCAGTTGTACTCAACGGTAAAGATGGTTCTATTGGCTTAAATGGTGAAAACGGTAAAAACGGCGTTTCTATCAAAGGCGATCAAGGCCCTGCAGGTGTTGATGGTAAAGCTGGTGAAACCAAAAACCGTATCGTTTACGAATATAAAGATCCAAACGATCCAAATAAAACTATCAAAGAAGATGTTGCAACACTTAATGATGGCTTGAAATTTAAAGGCGATAAAGGTGACTCTATTGCGAAGAAACTTAATGAAGAGCTAGAAATTTTAGGTAAGTTAGATCCAAATGCAGACGTGACAGATAAAAACTTACGTGTTGACAATGATGCAGGCAAGTTAGTTCTGAAAATGGCTAAACAGCTACAAGACTTAACCAGTGCAACGTTCATTGATGAAACAACAGGTAATAAATCTGTTATCGATGGTAATGGCTTAACTGTTAAACCAAAAGATGCAGATAACACTAAAACGGTTAGTGTCACTGATAAGGGCTTAAATAACGGTGGAAACCAAATCGTTAATGTTGATAGTGGCTTGAAAGACGCAACAGGAAATAAAGTTGCCTTGGAAGATGCTACTGGAAACACTTTAAATAATGCAGTTAATGTTGGTGATTTGAAAGATACTATTGGTAATATTACTAATAATGGCTTTGGTTTAACTGACGAAAATGGTAATGATGTTAAAGCTAAACTTGGTGAAACTGTAACGGTTAAAGGCGACGGTAGTGTAACCACTAAAGTTATCACAGACAAAGACGGTAAAGCGAAATTACAAGTTGGGTTAAACAAAGATGTAACCATTGGTAATGAAAATGAACCAGGTACTATCACTGTTAAAGGTGAAAATGGTAAAGATGGTATCTCTATCAATGGTAAAGATGGCTCTATCGGCCTGAAAGGTGAGGATGGTAAAGACGGCATTGCCTTAAATGGTAAAGACGGTACTATCGGCATCAACGGTAAAGATGGTTCTAACGGTAAAATCACTGTTGCACAAGGCCAAGCAGGTCTTGATGGTAACGATGGTAAAGACGGTAAAACTAAGACCCGTATCGTTTACGAAAAACCAAATGGTGATAAGGAAGAAGTGGCAACACTTAACGATGGCTTGAAGTTTACAGGCAATAATGAAGTCGTTAATAGCCATAAATTAAATTCTTTAGTCACTATTAAAGGTGAAGGCGTTGACAAAGCTGCATCTGAAGCATTTAAATCAGCAGCAGGTAATGTCAATGTTAAAGCTGATGGTGAGGGTACCCTAGAAGTTCAACTTGCTAAAGACTTGAAGAATATTGATTCTATCTCAAATAAAGATGGTCAAAAAATCGAGTTTAAAGATGGTGGAACAACAATCTCTGGTGGTAATGTAAGCGTTGATGGTAACAAAATTACCGATGTCAAAGCTGGTGAAGATGACACTGATGCTGTGAATGTTAAACAGTTGAAAGACGGTATTGCTCAAGCTACAACGAAAGTAGCAGCTGGCAAAAATGTTAATGTGACATCTGATAAGAATCCAGATGGTAGCACAACTTACACAGTTGCAACTAAAGATGATGTTGACTTTACTTCTGTAACCACAGGTAAAACCACAATGAATGATGGTGGAATCACTATCAAAGCTACCGAAGGTGGTAAAACTAACGTTACCTTAACCAATAAAGGTTTAGATAACGGCGGTAATAAAGTAGTGAATGTTGCAGAAGGTAAAAATGATACTGATGCTGTAAATGTTAAACAATTGAAAGCTGCGAAAACAGAAGTTGAAGCAGGTGACAATGTTGTTGTAACAAGTACTAAAGGTTCAAATGGTCAAACTATCTACAAAGTAAATGCTACTGATAATTCGGCTCACGTTGATGGTTCTGATGCAATAACCGTAACCAAAGCACCAACTACACGTAAAAATGGCACAACGACTGTGACAGATTACAAAGTAGATCTTTCAAATAAAACGAAAGATGATATTAATAAAGGTGTAGATGCACACGACACAGTAAATAACAAAGGTTTAACCTTCAATGCAGATAAAGGTACAACTGGCGTTAAGAAACTGGGCTCTCAAGTGGCTGTAAACGGTGATAATAAAAACATCGAAACAGTTGCTGATGCAAATGGTGTGAAAGTGAAACTGAAAGATGATATTTCTGTAAACACTGTTATAGCGAAAACCATCAAAGCGGGTGACACAACGATCAATGATAATGGCTTAACCATTAACAATGGCCCAAGTGTGACTAAAGATGGCATCAATGCTGGTGGTTCTCGTATTACCAATGTAGCGCCAGGTAGAGATGGTACTGATGCAGTGAATGTGAATCAGCTCAAGAAAGCAACAAATGAAATTCACAATAGCCTAAACAAAATGGATAAACGCCGTAAAGCTGGTACTGCTTCTGCATTAGCTACAGCTGGCTTAATGCAGGCATACCGTGAAGGTCAATCTTCAGTGACTGCTGGTGTAGGACAATACCAAAATCAAAGTGCAGTAGCTGTAGGTTACTCTCGCTTATCTGATAATGGTAAGTACGGTGTGAAAGTATCCTTTACAACCAATACTCAAGGTGAAGTAGGCGGAACTGCAAGTGCGGGTTACTTCTGGTAA
- a CDS encoding phosphatase PAP2 family protein → MFKRLSLYTLFLCLVPFFVWGFAYHWHGNNQLMEWDYWLYLLTETGSVPYALITCGVFALLFRFLFENRKQWIMGVIVMGLSVLSTQVIKTGLKTVFAEPRPFTVYLAEKTESTTDAFYHQDRSERAKLVDKFYSTQADTPAWLKAHYEDETGYSFPSGHSIFAATWLMLAVGFSQLLGNRSFKAELLIGAMTIWGVLMLISRVRLGMHYPIDLLIAIISAWVVHVVIFNFLQRKNIFSTKEELTS, encoded by the coding sequence ATGTTTAAAAGGCTGTCATTATATACGTTATTCCTTTGTCTTGTACCATTTTTTGTTTGGGGTTTTGCTTATCATTGGCATGGAAACAACCAATTAATGGAATGGGATTATTGGCTTTATCTTTTAACCGAAACCGGTAGTGTGCCTTATGCTTTAATTACCTGTGGTGTGTTTGCTTTACTTTTCCGTTTTCTTTTTGAAAATCGTAAACAGTGGATTATGGGCGTGATAGTAATGGGCTTGTCAGTCTTATCCACACAAGTGATTAAAACAGGGTTAAAAACGGTTTTTGCCGAGCCACGTCCCTTCACTGTTTATTTAGCGGAAAAAACAGAAAGTACTACGGATGCCTTTTATCATCAAGATCGCTCAGAACGTGCAAAATTAGTGGATAAATTCTATTCCACACAAGCCGATACACCTGCCTGGTTAAAAGCGCATTATGAAGATGAAACGGGTTATTCTTTTCCATCAGGGCATTCTATTTTCGCAGCGACTTGGCTTATGTTAGCCGTAGGGTTTAGCCAATTATTGGGGAATCGTTCTTTTAAAGCAGAATTGCTTATTGGAGCGATGACAATTTGGGGCGTATTAATGTTGATTAGTCGAGTGCGTTTAGGTATGCATTACCCAATTGATCTGTTGATTGCAATAATTTCAGCATGGGTTGTACATGTTGTTATTTTCAATTTTTTACAACGGAAAAATATCTTTTCTACAAAAGAGGAGTTGACTAGTTAA
- the nagK gene encoding N-acetylglucosamine kinase, translated as MYYGIDIGGTKIELAAFNAKLEKLYTERVPTPQTDYQDWLQAIKTLVERADTHFGEKGTVGLGLPGFVNLTTGLAEVTNIRVADNKPILADLERVLDREVRAENDANCFALSEACDEENTQYPSVLGLILGTGFGGGFVINGKIHSGQVGMAGELGHLQLNYHALKLLGWDNAPIYQCGCGNQACLDTYISGRGFEMLYRDLKGEELSAKEIIDSFYAKEESAVDFVRIFVELAAISIGNIITAFDPHMIVLGGGLSNFDYLYEALPKALPAHLMRSAKVPPIKKAKHGDSGGVRGAAALFLNCE; from the coding sequence ATGTATTACGGTATTGATATCGGTGGCACAAAGATTGAATTAGCTGCTTTTAATGCAAAATTAGAAAAGCTTTATACCGAGCGCGTGCCAACGCCACAAACAGATTATCAAGATTGGTTACAGGCGATCAAAACGCTAGTAGAACGTGCTGATACCCACTTTGGTGAAAAAGGCACAGTAGGTTTAGGTTTGCCTGGATTTGTTAATTTAACAACTGGGCTTGCTGAAGTGACGAATATTCGTGTTGCAGATAATAAGCCGATTTTAGCCGATCTTGAACGCGTTTTAGATCGTGAGGTGCGAGCAGAAAATGATGCCAATTGTTTTGCGCTCTCGGAAGCTTGTGATGAGGAAAATACTCAATATCCTTCTGTATTAGGGCTTATTTTGGGGACAGGCTTTGGTGGTGGTTTTGTAATTAATGGCAAAATTCACTCAGGACAAGTCGGGATGGCAGGGGAGTTAGGCCACCTTCAATTAAATTATCATGCCTTAAAATTATTAGGCTGGGATAACGCGCCAATTTACCAATGTGGTTGTGGCAATCAGGCTTGTTTAGATACGTATATTTCTGGTCGCGGCTTTGAAATGTTGTACCGTGATTTAAAAGGGGAAGAGTTATCAGCCAAAGAGATTATCGATAGCTTTTATGCGAAAGAGGAAAGTGCGGTTGATTTTGTTCGTATTTTTGTTGAATTAGCGGCGATTTCTATTGGCAATATTATCACGGCATTTGATCCGCATATGATTGTGCTCGGTGGAGGGTTATCGAATTTTGATTATCTTTATGAAGCCCTACCAAAAGCATTACCCGCTCATTTAATGCGTAGTGCGAAAGTGCCACCAATTAAAAAAGCAAAACATGGTGATTCCGGTGGTGTTCGTGGAGCTGCAGCATTATTTTTAAACTGTGAATAG